A window from Triticum aestivum cultivar Chinese Spring chromosome 6D, IWGSC CS RefSeq v2.1, whole genome shotgun sequence encodes these proteins:
- the LOC123141512 gene encoding uncharacterized protein: MAGASSWSSSCSCTSSLGSLDDDDVVCVVKPGSPGAAAEGSVKFLCSYGGMILPRHPDGALRYVGGNNRVLSVDRPLQFHELQRKLTDMCGWEAVSLRCQLPTEDLDALVSVTTNDDLGHLLEEYDAASRDRLQPLKIRAFLFPRAKTPPLSPSTPSSRPTPSYVRHQHHHTARPPPARVHSGHRRPHQLLLLHNGSWLQ, translated from the exons ATGGCGGGCGCgtcctcgtggtcgtcgtcctgcTCGTGCACGTCGTCGCTCGGCTCCTTGGACGACGACGACGTGGTCTGCGTCGTGAAGCCGGGTTCCCCCGGGGCAGCTGCAGAAGGCAGCGTCAAGTTCCTGTGCAGCTACGGGGGCATGATCCTTCCACGCCACCCCGACGGCGCGCTCCGCTACGTCGGCGGCAACAACCGCGTCCTCTCCGTCGACCGCCCCCTCCAATTTCACG AGCTGCAACGGAAGCTGACGGACATGTGCGGATGGGAGGCGGTGAGCCTGCGGTGCCAGCTGCCGACGGAGGACCTGGACGCGCTCGTCTCCGTCACGACCAACGACGACCTCGGCCACCTCCTGGAGGAGTACGACGCCGCCAGCAGGGACCGGCTCCAGCCGCTCAAGATAAGGGCGTTCCTGTTCCCAAGGGCCAAGACGCCGCCGCTCTCGCCGTCCACCCCGTCGTCCAGGCCAACGCCGTCGTACGtccgccaccagcaccaccacacgGCTCGCCCCCCTCCGGCTCGTGTGCATTCGGGCCACCGGCGCCCGCACCAGCTCCTGCTTCTCCACAACGGCAGTTGGTTGCAATAA